In Carassius gibelio isolate Cgi1373 ecotype wild population from Czech Republic chromosome B17, carGib1.2-hapl.c, whole genome shotgun sequence, a single window of DNA contains:
- the LOC127976163 gene encoding uncharacterized protein LOC127976163, whose protein sequence is MDPLYRPEFLILLLKQEGRSLEDHTRQFFLLANATSYPDGALCTFYNTSLNSKCRALSSEDGPREDFAAFVEWTLARNGSSLTICPIEDLASPTPDPETSQPPSRRTEPEPTAAAESEPSTDREPDLESATDQVCEPATLCIVGVLVEIEGVEESPAHTPATEGELYAVSESHMEQVLDLMDWSTETSQFLVIPAGASQSRSSPSVRAIGARWFAAGLPVSSSALAC, encoded by the exons atggatcccctctatcgtcccgaattcctcatccttctgctgaagcaggaaggacgttctctcgaggaccataccagacagtttttcctattagctaatgccaccagctacccggacggcgcgctctgcaccttctacaacaccagcctgaactccaaatgcagagcgttgtcgtccgaagatggtcctcgagaggatttcgccgcattcgtggagtggactctggcgagaaatggctcatctctcaccatctgccccatagaggacctcgccagccccactcccgacccagagaccagccagccaccatcacgccgcacggagccagagcccaccgcagccgcagagtccgagccatccactgacagggagccggatctcgagagcgcgactgaccaggtttgtgagccggcaacactgtgcatcgtgggagtcctcgtggagatcgagggcgtggaggaaagccctgcccacactcctgcgactgagggtgagctatatgcagtctctgaaagtcatatggagcaagttctggatctgatggactggtctacggag accagccagttcctcgtcatccctgctggtgccagccagtcccgcagctcaccctcagtccgcgccatcggggcgcggtggttcgccgctggactgccagtctccagctccgccttggcgtgttaa